One Streptomyces sp. NBC_01237 genomic region harbors:
- a CDS encoding amidohydrolase: MSTPLPVRRPVQHAVLRSAVELYLDLHAHPELSGAEHRTAGRLADRLTEHGCTVTRSVGGGHGLVGVLRNGPGPTVMLRTELDALPVTERTGLAYASTVPGVMHACGHDLHMAAVAGAVAELAAARTAWRGTVLVVGQPAEETLTGARAMLDDGLYERFGTPDAVLAQHAAPLPAGTLGHPAPGPAPLMAGSVSVDVTVHGRGGHAATPHLAVDPVLTAAAIVLRLQSVVARETSPAEQAVLTVGSMRAGERGNIIPDTAELSLCMRAFSGPVLDRMTAAAERIVRAECVASGCPREPDVTVTARSPVLVPDPVLTATVRGTHESLLGPDRVLDFGTTTATEDFPWFAEGGVPAAYWMLGVTGARQWRTARAGGEPVPPNHAPGFAPDVRTALPAGIGAMVSAARQVLGAGPGGGGEAR, translated from the coding sequence ATGTCCACACCCCTGCCGGTGCGGCGCCCGGTGCAGCACGCGGTGCTGCGCTCCGCGGTCGAGCTCTACCTCGACCTGCACGCCCACCCCGAACTCTCCGGAGCCGAGCACCGCACGGCCGGCCGCCTCGCGGACCGGCTGACGGAACACGGCTGCACGGTCACCCGTTCCGTGGGCGGCGGCCACGGTCTCGTCGGCGTCCTGCGCAACGGGCCGGGGCCCACTGTGATGCTCCGCACCGAGCTCGACGCGCTGCCCGTGACCGAGCGCACCGGCCTGGCGTACGCGAGCACCGTCCCCGGGGTCATGCACGCCTGCGGCCACGATCTGCACATGGCGGCGGTGGCCGGTGCGGTGGCCGAACTCGCCGCCGCCCGGACCGCCTGGCGCGGCACGGTCCTCGTGGTGGGCCAGCCCGCCGAGGAGACCCTGACCGGGGCGCGGGCCATGCTGGACGACGGCCTGTACGAGCGTTTCGGCACCCCGGACGCGGTCCTCGCCCAGCACGCCGCACCGCTCCCGGCGGGCACGCTGGGCCACCCGGCCCCCGGCCCCGCCCCCCTGATGGCGGGAAGCGTCAGCGTCGATGTCACCGTGCACGGCCGGGGCGGTCACGCGGCCACCCCGCACCTCGCCGTCGACCCGGTCCTGACGGCCGCCGCGATCGTGCTGCGGCTCCAGTCCGTCGTCGCCCGGGAGACCTCCCCGGCCGAACAGGCCGTGCTGACCGTCGGCTCGATGCGGGCGGGGGAGCGGGGCAACATCATCCCGGACACGGCCGAACTGTCGCTGTGCATGCGGGCGTTCTCCGGCCCCGTGCTCGACCGGATGACGGCCGCCGCCGAACGCATCGTCCGGGCCGAGTGCGTGGCGTCGGGCTGTCCCCGGGAACCGGACGTCACGGTGACCGCGCGCTCGCCCGTGCTCGTCCCCGATCCGGTGCTGACGGCCACCGTGCGCGGGACCCACGAGAGCCTGCTGGGACCGGACCGGGTCCTGGACTTCGGGACCACCACCGCCACGGAGGACTTCCCCTGGTTCGCGGAAGGGGGCGTGCCGGCCGCGTACTGGATGCTCGGTGTGACCGGGGCCCGGCAGTGGCGCACGGCCCGCGCCGGGGGCGAACCCGTCCCGCCCAACCACGCGCCCGGGTTCGCCCCCGATGTCCGCACGGCCCTGCCCGCCGGGATCGGGGCGATGGTGTCGGCGGCCCGGCAGGTGCTGGGAGCCGGGCCGGGCGGCGGCGGGGAGGCGCGGTGA
- a CDS encoding thiazolylpeptide-type bacteriocin, whose product MAPKTELATLADEILELESETFEISDYSDAVEVVLAGSTSSSSTSTCSSTTSTTSCCA is encoded by the coding sequence ATGGCCCCGAAGACTGAGCTCGCGACCCTCGCCGACGAGATCCTGGAGCTGGAGTCGGAGACCTTCGAGATCTCGGACTACTCGGACGCGGTCGAGGTCGTCCTCGCCGGTTCGACGTCGTCCTCGTCGACGTCCACCTGTTCCAGCACCACCAGCACCACCTCCTGCTGCGCCTGA
- a CDS encoding TOMM precursor leader peptide-binding protein — MTTTTVAAAATPLDAARTRLQSELAARHAALPAPLSGPPALPAPRVVPLGAADTLGFGHPDPYAATRPAANVQLTARAVLIGPWGGGPGATACGQCLAMRWQRLRSRSEREALELGHEPHGATHWPVLTGYAVDAVWATYRAVLTTDRAPRGAVPPGDRTTAHLAAPHADRAVTEATAADRALPQVTRIDLGTLATATFPLLPEPLCPACVHEVPDTEAAARMELAPAPKPDPDGYRLRSLDSYPLPTAALANPVCGALGSDTWINPASTTTAPVAGTHFVRGYAGLNDVTWSGQANRYATSRTLAYLEGLERYAGTHRRRGTSPVVDSYTNLADRALNPADCGFYAPETYARDHLVSPFDPDRAIPWVWGHSLRDDRPVLVPSRLAHYSAGVEADNFVFECSNGCATGGSLEEAILFGLLELVERDAFLLAWYGRARLAEIDLGSCRSPAVRSMLDRAALHGYDVHAFDTRMDLAVPVVTALAVRRDGGTGTLSFSAAAGFDPEGTVEAALSEVLTYIPHLPYQVAERLPELELMARDFTKVLHLKDHAQLYGLPSMTGHAREYLEPTAVAPLDETFADWQELRPRTGDLLDDLRLLRDRLTAAGYDVIAVDQTTPEQHRMGLHTVSTTVPGLLPLDFGWTRQRALRMPRLRTALRAAGRRPDDLPEEEIKAVPHPFP; from the coding sequence ATGACGACCACGACGGTGGCCGCTGCGGCCACCCCGCTCGACGCGGCACGCACCCGCCTCCAGTCCGAACTGGCCGCGCGCCACGCCGCGTTGCCCGCACCGCTGTCCGGCCCGCCCGCGCTTCCCGCCCCGCGCGTCGTCCCGCTCGGCGCCGCCGACACCCTCGGCTTCGGTCACCCGGACCCGTACGCCGCCACCCGCCCCGCGGCGAACGTCCAGCTCACCGCCCGCGCCGTGCTGATCGGCCCCTGGGGCGGCGGGCCCGGCGCCACCGCCTGCGGCCAGTGCCTCGCCATGCGCTGGCAGCGGCTGCGCAGCCGCTCCGAGCGCGAGGCGCTCGAACTCGGCCACGAGCCGCACGGCGCCACCCACTGGCCGGTGCTCACCGGCTACGCGGTGGACGCCGTCTGGGCCACGTACCGCGCCGTCCTGACCACCGACCGCGCCCCGCGCGGTGCCGTTCCGCCCGGCGACCGCACCACCGCCCACCTCGCCGCTCCGCACGCCGACCGTGCCGTCACCGAAGCCACCGCGGCGGACCGCGCACTGCCCCAGGTCACCCGGATCGACCTCGGCACCCTCGCGACGGCCACCTTCCCGCTGCTGCCCGAACCGCTCTGCCCCGCCTGTGTGCACGAGGTGCCCGACACCGAGGCCGCCGCCCGGATGGAACTGGCCCCCGCCCCCAAGCCCGACCCGGACGGCTACCGGCTGCGCTCCCTCGACTCCTACCCGCTGCCGACCGCCGCCCTCGCCAACCCGGTCTGCGGCGCGCTCGGCTCCGACACCTGGATCAACCCGGCGTCCACCACCACCGCACCGGTCGCCGGAACCCACTTCGTCCGCGGTTACGCCGGACTCAACGACGTCACCTGGAGCGGCCAGGCCAACCGGTACGCGACCAGCCGCACCCTCGCCTACCTGGAGGGCCTGGAGCGGTACGCGGGCACCCACCGCAGACGCGGCACCTCACCCGTCGTCGACTCCTACACCAACCTCGCGGACCGGGCGCTGAACCCGGCGGACTGCGGTTTCTACGCCCCCGAGACCTACGCACGGGACCATCTGGTCAGCCCGTTCGACCCGGACCGGGCGATCCCCTGGGTCTGGGGCCACTCGCTGCGGGACGACCGCCCCGTCCTCGTGCCCTCCCGGCTCGCGCACTACAGCGCCGGGGTCGAGGCCGACAACTTCGTCTTCGAGTGCTCCAACGGCTGTGCCACCGGCGGAAGTCTGGAGGAGGCCATCCTCTTCGGGCTCCTGGAACTCGTCGAGCGGGACGCCTTCCTGCTGGCCTGGTACGGGCGCGCCCGGCTGGCGGAGATCGACCTCGGCTCCTGCCGCTCCCCGGCCGTCCGCTCCATGCTCGACCGCGCCGCGCTGCACGGCTACGACGTGCACGCCTTCGATACGCGGATGGATCTGGCGGTACCGGTCGTCACCGCGCTCGCGGTGCGCCGGGACGGCGGAACCGGCACCCTCTCGTTCAGCGCGGCGGCCGGCTTCGACCCGGAGGGCACCGTCGAGGCGGCCCTGTCCGAAGTCCTCACCTACATCCCGCACCTGCCCTACCAGGTGGCCGAGCGCCTGCCCGAACTGGAGCTGATGGCGCGGGACTTCACCAAGGTGCTGCATCTCAAGGACCACGCCCAGCTCTACGGTCTGCCCTCGATGACCGGGCACGCCCGCGAGTATCTGGAGCCCACCGCCGTCGCCCCGCTGGACGAGACGTTCGCCGACTGGCAGGAGCTGCGGCCCCGCACGGGTGACCTGCTGGACGACCTGCGGCTGCTGCGCGACCGGCTGACCGCGGCGGGGTACGACGTGATCGCCGTCGACCAGACCACGCCCGAGCAGCACCGGATGGGCCTGCACACGGTCTCCACCACCGTCCCCGGGCTGCTGCCGCTGGACTTCGGCTGGACCAGGCAGCGGGCGTTGCGCATGCCCCGGCTGCGTACCGCGCTGCGGGCGGCGGGCCGCCGCCCCGACGACCTGCCGGAGGAAGAGATCAAGGCCGTCCCGCACCCGTTCCCGTGA
- a CDS encoding ABC transporter permease yields MSAYAALSQAGYRACTRDRTTLFFTFAFPLIFLVVFGLIFHGQTVEESGKPYINYIAPGVLSWGVGNAAVFGVGFTLMQWRRDDILRLIRMTPTPVSSVLASRYVLALGIGAVQAVLFVAVALLPSFGLELDGRWPLALPVLVLGITAFLAMGVIVGSYARTPEAVAAVANCLMIPMAFLSGSFFPLDAMPGWMQSLSRVLPLRYLNDGISGAVTGRGSLADIGVACAVLAGFALVLGAVALKTFRWSDKS; encoded by the coding sequence ATGAGCGCATACGCCGCGCTGAGCCAGGCCGGATACCGGGCCTGCACGCGTGACCGGACGACCCTCTTCTTCACCTTCGCCTTCCCGCTGATCTTCCTGGTGGTCTTCGGGCTGATCTTCCACGGCCAGACGGTCGAGGAGAGCGGCAAGCCCTACATCAACTACATCGCCCCCGGCGTGCTGTCCTGGGGCGTCGGCAACGCCGCCGTCTTCGGCGTCGGCTTCACCCTCATGCAGTGGCGCCGCGACGACATCCTGCGGCTCATCCGGATGACCCCCACCCCGGTCTCCTCGGTGCTCGCCTCCCGTTACGTCCTGGCGCTCGGTATCGGAGCCGTACAGGCCGTGCTGTTCGTCGCCGTGGCCCTGCTCCCCTCGTTCGGTCTCGAACTGGACGGCCGCTGGCCGCTCGCGCTGCCGGTTCTGGTGCTCGGCATCACCGCGTTCCTCGCGATGGGCGTCATCGTCGGCAGCTACGCCAGGACACCGGAGGCGGTCGCCGCCGTCGCCAACTGCCTGATGATCCCGATGGCCTTCCTGTCCGGCTCGTTCTTCCCGCTGGACGCCATGCCGGGCTGGATGCAGAGCCTCTCCAGGGTCCTGCCGCTGCGCTACCTCAACGACGGGATCTCCGGCGCCGTCACCGGCCGCGGCTCCCTCGCCGACATCGGCGTCGCCTGCGCGGTGCTCGCCGGATTCGCGCTCGTCCTCGGCGCGGTCGCGCTGAAGACCTTCCGCTGGAGCGACAAGTCATGA